One window of Arthrobacter oryzae genomic DNA carries:
- the hpaE gene encoding 5-carboxymethyl-2-hydroxymuconate semialdehyde dehydrogenase has product MTFTAAEATHYVPQDLPTHIQHYINGEFVDSVGGKTFDVLDPVSNTNYATAAAGQKEDIDLAVAAAREAFKNGPWPKMKPRERARILNRIADAVEAQEERLAELETFDTGLPITQAKGQALRAAENFRFFADLIVAQFDDAMKVPGSQINYVNRKPIGVAGLITPWNTPFMLESWKLAPALATGNTVVLKPAEFTPLSASLWATIFKDAGLPDGVFNLVNGLGEEAGDALVKHPDVPLISFTGETTTGQTIFRNAAANLKGLSMELGGKSPCVVFADADLDAAIDSALFGVFSLNGERCTAGSRILVERAIYDEFCEKYAARAKNIVVGDPHDPKTQVGALVHPEHFAKVASYVEIGKSEGRLLAGGGRPEGLPDGNYIAPTVFADVAPDARIFQEEIFGPVVAITPFENDDEALALANNTRYGLAAYIWTQNLTRAHNFSQNVEAGMVWLNSHNVRDLRTPFGGVKASGLGHEGGYRSIDFYTDQQAVHITLGTVHTPKFGA; this is encoded by the coding sequence ATGACGTTCACTGCCGCAGAAGCCACCCACTACGTTCCGCAGGACCTCCCCACCCACATCCAGCACTACATCAACGGCGAATTCGTTGACTCCGTGGGCGGCAAGACCTTCGACGTCCTGGACCCGGTGTCCAACACCAACTACGCCACCGCCGCCGCCGGCCAGAAAGAGGACATCGACCTCGCCGTTGCCGCCGCCCGCGAAGCCTTCAAGAACGGCCCGTGGCCGAAGATGAAGCCGCGCGAACGTGCCCGCATCCTGAACAGGATTGCGGACGCCGTCGAAGCTCAGGAGGAGCGCCTGGCCGAACTCGAAACCTTCGACACCGGCCTGCCGATCACCCAGGCCAAGGGCCAGGCCCTGCGTGCCGCCGAGAACTTCCGGTTCTTCGCGGACCTGATCGTGGCCCAGTTCGACGACGCCATGAAGGTCCCCGGCTCGCAGATCAACTACGTGAACCGCAAGCCGATCGGCGTCGCGGGCCTCATCACCCCGTGGAACACCCCGTTCATGCTGGAGTCCTGGAAGCTCGCTCCGGCCCTGGCCACCGGCAACACCGTGGTCCTCAAACCGGCCGAGTTCACCCCGTTGTCCGCTTCCCTCTGGGCGACCATTTTCAAGGACGCCGGCCTGCCTGACGGTGTGTTCAACCTGGTCAACGGCCTCGGCGAGGAAGCCGGCGACGCCCTGGTCAAGCACCCGGACGTACCGCTGATCTCCTTCACCGGCGAAACCACCACCGGGCAGACGATCTTCCGCAACGCCGCGGCCAACCTCAAGGGCCTCTCCATGGAGCTCGGCGGCAAGTCCCCCTGCGTCGTGTTCGCCGACGCCGACCTCGACGCCGCTATCGACTCCGCACTGTTCGGCGTCTTCTCGCTCAATGGCGAACGCTGCACGGCCGGCTCCCGCATCCTGGTGGAACGCGCCATCTACGACGAGTTCTGCGAAAAGTACGCCGCCCGCGCCAAAAACATCGTGGTGGGCGATCCGCACGACCCCAAGACCCAGGTGGGCGCACTGGTCCACCCGGAGCACTTCGCCAAGGTGGCCTCCTATGTGGAGATCGGCAAGTCCGAAGGACGGCTCCTCGCAGGCGGCGGCCGTCCGGAAGGCCTCCCGGACGGCAACTACATCGCCCCCACCGTCTTCGCCGACGTCGCCCCGGACGCGCGGATCTTCCAGGAGGAGATCTTCGGCCCCGTCGTCGCCATCACCCCGTTCGAGAACGACGACGAGGCGCTGGCTTTGGCGAACAACACCAGGTACGGCCTGGCGGCCTACATCTGGACCCAGAACCTGACCCGCGCGCACAACTTCTCCCAGAACGTGGAGGCGGGCATGGTGTGGCTGAACAGCCACAACGTCCGCGACCTCCGCACCCCGTTCGGCGGTGTCAAGGCCTCCGGCCTGGGCCACGAGGGAGGCTACCGCTCCATCGACTTCTACACCGACCAGCAGGCCGTGCACATCACCCTCGGCACCGTCCACACCCCCAAGTTCGGCGCCTGA
- a CDS encoding GntR family transcriptional regulator, whose product MTETVMAGSKSEQAYAAVKARIVDGTYSPGFRLVLAKIAEDLGFSVVPVREAIRRLEAEGLVKFERNVGATVSGIDPTEYLYTMQTLSIVEGAATALSAPLIGEADIARARAVNEEMRECLQHFDPVRFTALNQDFHSVLFEHCPNPHILDLVHRGWNRLASLRSSTFRFVPGRAHDSVDEHEAILKLIETGAGADQIERAARLHRSATLDAYLAQAARTDLAPSPQPSQQ is encoded by the coding sequence ATGACTGAAACAGTGATGGCCGGCAGCAAATCAGAGCAGGCCTACGCCGCCGTCAAGGCACGGATCGTGGACGGGACCTACTCCCCCGGCTTCCGGCTGGTGCTGGCGAAGATCGCCGAAGACCTGGGGTTCAGCGTGGTTCCGGTCCGCGAAGCCATCCGCCGGCTCGAAGCCGAGGGACTGGTCAAGTTCGAACGGAACGTCGGTGCCACCGTGTCCGGCATCGACCCCACCGAATACCTCTACACGATGCAGACGCTGAGCATCGTGGAGGGTGCCGCCACGGCGTTGTCCGCACCCCTCATCGGCGAAGCGGACATTGCCCGGGCGCGTGCCGTGAACGAGGAAATGCGCGAATGCCTGCAGCACTTCGACCCCGTCCGCTTCACCGCGCTGAACCAGGACTTCCACAGCGTCCTGTTCGAGCACTGCCCCAACCCGCACATCCTGGACCTCGTCCACCGCGGCTGGAACCGGCTCGCCTCGCTGCGGTCCTCCACCTTCCGCTTCGTCCCCGGCCGCGCCCATGACTCGGTGGACGAACACGAAGCCATCCTGAAACTCATCGAAACCGGGGCCGGCGCAGACCAGATCGAACGGGCGGCCCGGCTCCACCGCAGCGCCACCCTGGACGCCTACCTGGCCCAGGCGGCCCGCACTGATCTCGCTCCATCCCCGCAGCCCTCCCAGCAGTAA
- a CDS encoding fumarylacetoacetate hydrolase family protein, whose product MEQVTDHILAAARKVIAVHINYPSRAAQRGRTPEQPSYFLKPSSSLALGPADAPSTVERPAGCELLGFEGEIALIIGKPARRVGMADAWSHVEWVTASNDLGVYDLRYADKGSNLRSKGGDGFTPVGPGLIAADAVDPAQLRVRTWHNGDLVQDDTTEDLLFPFARLVADLSQLLTLEEGDIILTGTPAGASVAKPGDVVEVEVSTSTTTAGGTAAGLTTGRLVTRVTEGTTPFADFGARPRTDDLQREEAYGSREAAGLAPAAPAEAPASVLTPELKAKLESVCTATLSSQLRKRGLNNVSIDGLTSTRPDKRIVGLARTLRYVPNREDLFKTHGGGFNAQKKAIDSVNEGEILVMEARGEKGTGTIGDILALRAQVRGAAAVITDGGVRDFSAVAAMDMPTYYSNPHPAVLGRRHIPWDTDITIACGGTTVQPGDIIVADSDGILVIPPALADELADDSIAQEREEVFIAEMVQQGHSVDGLYPLNAEWRAKYETWDGPAHD is encoded by the coding sequence TTGGAACAGGTCACCGACCACATCCTGGCCGCGGCCCGCAAGGTCATCGCGGTGCACATCAACTACCCCAGCCGGGCAGCCCAGCGCGGCCGCACCCCGGAGCAGCCCTCCTACTTCCTGAAGCCTTCGTCCTCCCTGGCCCTTGGCCCGGCGGACGCCCCGTCCACGGTTGAACGCCCGGCCGGCTGCGAACTCCTCGGCTTCGAAGGGGAGATCGCCCTGATCATCGGCAAGCCGGCCCGCCGCGTCGGCATGGCGGACGCCTGGAGCCACGTCGAATGGGTCACGGCCAGCAACGACCTCGGCGTCTACGACCTTCGCTACGCGGACAAGGGCTCCAACCTCCGGTCCAAGGGCGGCGACGGCTTCACCCCCGTGGGCCCCGGACTGATCGCGGCAGACGCCGTCGACCCCGCACAGCTCCGCGTCCGCACCTGGCACAACGGCGATCTGGTGCAGGACGACACCACCGAAGACCTGCTGTTCCCATTCGCCCGGCTCGTGGCGGACCTGTCCCAGCTCCTCACCCTCGAAGAGGGCGACATTATCCTGACCGGCACCCCGGCCGGTGCCTCCGTGGCCAAGCCCGGCGACGTCGTCGAGGTTGAAGTCAGCACCAGTACGACGACGGCGGGCGGCACTGCCGCCGGACTCACCACCGGCCGGCTGGTCACCCGGGTGACGGAAGGCACGACGCCGTTCGCCGACTTCGGTGCCCGGCCCAGGACCGATGACCTCCAGCGGGAGGAGGCCTACGGATCGCGCGAAGCCGCGGGCCTGGCTCCGGCGGCGCCCGCGGAAGCGCCGGCGTCGGTCCTGACCCCGGAGCTGAAGGCGAAGCTCGAAAGTGTCTGCACCGCCACCCTGTCCTCCCAGCTGCGCAAGCGCGGCCTGAACAACGTCAGCATCGACGGCCTCACGTCCACCCGCCCGGACAAGCGGATTGTGGGCCTGGCCCGGACGCTGCGCTACGTTCCCAACCGCGAGGATCTCTTCAAGACCCACGGCGGCGGCTTCAACGCCCAGAAGAAGGCCATCGATTCCGTCAACGAGGGCGAGATCCTGGTGATGGAGGCCCGCGGTGAAAAGGGCACCGGCACCATCGGCGACATCCTGGCCCTCCGCGCCCAGGTCCGCGGTGCCGCAGCCGTCATCACCGACGGCGGGGTCCGCGACTTCTCCGCGGTGGCGGCCATGGACATGCCCACCTACTATTCCAATCCCCACCCCGCGGTCCTGGGCCGCCGGCACATCCCTTGGGACACCGACATCACCATCGCCTGCGGCGGCACCACCGTGCAGCCAGGGGACATCATCGTGGCGGACTCCGACGGCATCCTGGTCATCCCGCCTGCCCTCGCCGACGAGCTCGCGGACGATTCCATTGCGCAGGAACGCGAGGAAGTGTTCATCGCCGAAATGGTGCAGCAGGGCCACAGCGTGGACGGCCTGTACCCGCTGAATGCCGAATGGCGTGCCAAGTATGAAACATGGGACGGCCCGGCCCATGACTGA
- a CDS encoding NAD-dependent succinate-semialdehyde dehydrogenase has protein sequence MTVTSALPPALSPEREAALIASVPTGLLIGGHWVEASDGGTFDVHDPATGEVLATLASATSADAVAALDAADAAQSSWARTAPRVRAEILRRAFDLVTERAEDFALLMTLEMGKPLAEARGEVSYGAEFLRWFSEETVRDYGRYLTTPEGRNKILVQHKPVGPCLLITPWNFPLAMATRKVAPAIAAGCTMVLKPAKLTPLTAQYFAQTMLDAGLPAGVLNVVSSASASGISGPLLADPRLRKVSFTGSTPVGKRLMADAAQNVLRTSMELGGNAPFIVFEDADLDKAVEGAMAAKMRNMGEACTAANRFLVQESVAAEFTQKFAAAMGALATGRGTDPATQVGPLIDAGARDDVHALVAAAVDAGAVAVTGGAPVDGPGYFYPPTVLGNVPNDADILGQEIFGPVAPVTTFSTEEDAIRLANATEYGLASYLYSRDFNRLLRVAEQIEFGMVGFNAGIISNAAAPFGGVKQSGLGREGGSEGIAEYTTTQYIGIADPYAG, from the coding sequence ATGACAGTCACTTCTGCGCTGCCCCCTGCCCTTTCCCCGGAACGCGAAGCCGCGCTGATCGCTTCCGTCCCCACCGGCCTGCTGATCGGCGGGCACTGGGTGGAAGCGTCCGACGGCGGCACGTTCGACGTGCACGATCCCGCCACCGGGGAGGTGCTCGCCACCCTGGCGTCCGCCACCAGTGCGGACGCCGTCGCAGCGCTCGACGCAGCCGATGCCGCCCAGTCCTCCTGGGCGCGGACCGCGCCGCGGGTGCGGGCCGAAATCCTGCGCCGGGCCTTTGACCTGGTCACCGAACGCGCCGAGGACTTCGCCCTGCTGATGACCCTGGAAATGGGCAAGCCCCTGGCCGAAGCCCGCGGCGAGGTGAGCTACGGTGCCGAGTTCCTGCGCTGGTTCTCCGAGGAAACGGTCCGCGACTACGGCCGCTACCTCACCACCCCTGAGGGCAGGAACAAGATCCTGGTCCAGCACAAGCCGGTGGGACCGTGCCTGCTCATCACGCCATGGAATTTCCCGCTGGCCATGGCCACCCGCAAGGTTGCCCCCGCCATCGCCGCGGGCTGCACCATGGTCCTCAAACCCGCCAAGCTCACCCCGCTCACCGCGCAGTACTTCGCACAGACCATGCTCGACGCCGGCCTGCCCGCCGGCGTCCTGAACGTCGTCTCCTCCGCCAGTGCCTCCGGGATCTCCGGTCCGCTGCTGGCAGACCCCCGCCTGCGGAAGGTCTCCTTTACCGGCTCCACCCCGGTGGGCAAGCGGCTCATGGCCGACGCCGCGCAGAACGTCCTGCGGACCTCGATGGAGCTCGGCGGCAACGCACCGTTCATCGTGTTCGAGGACGCGGACCTGGACAAGGCCGTTGAAGGTGCCATGGCGGCCAAGATGCGGAACATGGGCGAGGCCTGCACAGCCGCCAACCGGTTCCTGGTCCAGGAATCCGTCGCCGCCGAATTCACGCAGAAGTTCGCCGCAGCCATGGGAGCCCTGGCCACCGGCCGCGGCACCGACCCCGCCACCCAGGTGGGACCGCTCATCGACGCCGGCGCCCGGGACGACGTGCACGCGCTGGTGGCCGCCGCCGTCGACGCCGGAGCGGTTGCCGTGACCGGCGGCGCACCGGTGGACGGGCCCGGCTACTTCTACCCGCCCACGGTGCTGGGAAACGTCCCGAACGACGCCGACATCCTGGGCCAGGAAATCTTCGGGCCAGTCGCCCCGGTGACCACGTTCAGCACCGAGGAGGACGCGATCCGGCTGGCTAACGCCACCGAGTACGGCCTCGCCTCCTACCTCTACAGCCGCGACTTCAACCGGCTCCTGCGCGTGGCCGAGCAGATCGAATTCGGCATGGTGGGATTCAATGCCGGCATCATCTCCAACGCCGCAGCACCCTTCGGCGGTGTCAAACAGTCCGGGCTGGGCCGCGAAGGCGGCTCCGAAGGAATCGCCGAATACACCACCACCCAGTACATCGGCATCGCGGACCCCTACGCCGGCTGA
- the hpaH gene encoding 2-oxo-hept-4-ene-1,7-dioate hydratase, whose protein sequence is MLDATTIEAIADELLEAGRNRKPVPRLTSRYPDMTVEDSYAVQQLWRNRNEDAGRKLVGRKIGLTSKAMQAATGITEPDYGAIFDDMVLETGCSVQWDKYTHPRVEVELAFVLKDALKGPGCTIFDVLNATDYVVPALEILDSRIEMEGRTIVDTIADNAAMGAMVVGGRPVKPDAVDLRWVSAILYKNQTVEETGVAAGVLDHPANGVHWLANKIAAHGDGMKAGDIILAGSFTRPLWVYKGDTVHADYGPLGVVTCRFE, encoded by the coding sequence ATGCTGGATGCCACGACGATCGAGGCCATCGCGGACGAGCTGCTCGAGGCGGGCCGGAACCGCAAGCCGGTGCCCCGGCTAACGTCCCGCTACCCGGACATGACGGTGGAGGATTCCTATGCCGTGCAGCAGCTGTGGCGGAACCGCAACGAGGACGCCGGGCGGAAGCTTGTGGGCCGCAAGATCGGCCTCACGTCCAAGGCCATGCAGGCGGCCACCGGCATCACCGAACCGGACTACGGCGCCATCTTCGACGACATGGTGCTCGAGACCGGCTGCTCGGTGCAATGGGACAAGTACACGCATCCGCGGGTGGAGGTGGAGCTCGCCTTTGTCCTGAAAGACGCGCTCAAGGGCCCCGGCTGCACCATCTTCGACGTCCTGAACGCCACCGACTACGTGGTTCCGGCCCTCGAGATCCTGGACTCCCGGATCGAGATGGAGGGCCGGACCATCGTGGACACCATCGCGGACAACGCCGCGATGGGCGCCATGGTGGTGGGCGGCCGCCCGGTGAAGCCCGACGCGGTGGACCTCCGCTGGGTGTCGGCCATTCTCTATAAAAACCAGACCGTGGAAGAGACAGGCGTGGCGGCCGGGGTCCTGGACCACCCGGCCAACGGCGTGCACTGGCTGGCCAACAAGATCGCCGCGCACGGGGACGGCATGAAGGCCGGGGACATCATCCTGGCCGGGTCCTTCACCCGGCCGCTGTGGGTGTACAAGGGCGACACCGTGCACGCCGACTACGGACCCCTGGGAGTTGTCACATGCCGCTTCGAGTAG
- a CDS encoding HpcH/HpaI aldolase family protein, which translates to MPLRVEDTFRDALHHQTGAAGRPLAGMWVCSGSPLIAELCAGAGLDWLLVDAEHSPNGLESILAQLQAINGYPVHTLVRPPVNDTVVIKQYLDLGVQNLLIPMVNSAAEAEAAVAATRYPPHGVRGVGSALARAARWNRTPDYLARASETISVTVQIESTAAVDAVEEILAVDGVDAIFLGPSDLAASMGLLGQQEHPEVRAAVERCLAAATAAGKPGGVNAFNPDTAKHYLDSGAKFILVGADVAILARGSEALASQYITTHHIKPADGGTPASY; encoded by the coding sequence ATGCCGCTTCGAGTAGAAGACACGTTCCGCGACGCCCTGCACCACCAAACGGGCGCTGCCGGCCGTCCCCTGGCCGGGATGTGGGTGTGCTCCGGCAGCCCGCTCATCGCCGAACTCTGCGCAGGCGCCGGCCTGGACTGGCTCCTGGTCGACGCCGAACACAGCCCCAACGGCCTCGAATCGATCCTCGCCCAGCTCCAGGCAATCAACGGCTACCCGGTCCACACCCTGGTCCGGCCGCCGGTCAACGACACTGTGGTGATCAAGCAGTACCTTGACCTGGGCGTGCAGAACCTGCTCATCCCCATGGTCAACTCGGCGGCCGAGGCCGAAGCTGCGGTGGCTGCCACCCGCTACCCGCCGCACGGCGTCCGCGGCGTCGGCTCGGCGCTGGCCCGTGCCGCCCGCTGGAACCGGACGCCTGACTACCTCGCCCGGGCATCCGAGACCATCAGCGTCACCGTCCAGATCGAATCCACTGCCGCCGTTGACGCTGTTGAGGAGATCCTGGCGGTGGACGGAGTGGACGCCATCTTCCTGGGCCCCTCGGACCTCGCCGCCTCGATGGGCCTGCTGGGCCAGCAGGAACACCCGGAGGTGCGCGCCGCCGTCGAACGCTGCCTGGCAGCCGCCACAGCGGCAGGGAAGCCGGGCGGCGTCAACGCCTTCAACCCCGACACGGCGAAGCACTATCTGGACAGCGGCGCCAAGTTCATCCTGGTGGGGGCCGACGTCGCCATCCTGGCGAGAGGCTCCGAAGCCCTCGCCTCCCAATACATCACCACCCACCACATCAAGCCCGCCGACGGCGGCACACCGGCCAGCTACTGA
- the hpaD gene encoding 3,4-dihydroxyphenylacetate 2,3-dioxygenase gives MNSQVSQHNFIPTPSVPAPDIVRCAYMEIVVTDLAKSREFYVDMLGLHVTEEDENNIYLRTLEEFIHHNLVLRKGPIAAVAAFAYRVKSPAEVDAAEAYYKELGCRTERRKEGFTKGVGDSVRVEDPLGFPYEFFYDVEHVERLTQRYDLYSAGELVRLDHFNQVTPDVPRGRKYLEDLGFRVSEDIQDSDGVTYAAWMHRKQTVHDTALTGGNGPRMHHVAFATHEKHNIIQICDKMGALRISDRIERGPGRHGVSNAFYLYILDPDGHRVEIYTQDYYTGDPDNPTITWDVHDNQRRDWWGNPVVPSWYTEASLVLDLDGNPQPVIIREEKSEMAVTVGADGFSYTRKDGSPEGDRTGFKLGAQL, from the coding sequence ATGAACAGCCAAGTTTCACAGCACAACTTCATCCCCACCCCCTCCGTCCCGGCACCGGACATCGTCCGCTGCGCCTACATGGAAATCGTGGTCACGGACCTCGCCAAGTCCCGCGAGTTCTACGTGGACATGCTCGGCCTGCACGTCACCGAAGAAGACGAAAACAACATCTACCTGCGCACCCTCGAAGAGTTCATCCACCACAACCTGGTGCTGCGCAAGGGCCCCATCGCCGCCGTCGCCGCCTTCGCTTACCGGGTGAAGTCCCCCGCCGAAGTGGACGCCGCCGAGGCCTATTACAAGGAACTGGGCTGCCGCACCGAACGCCGCAAGGAAGGCTTCACCAAGGGAGTGGGTGACTCCGTCCGCGTCGAGGACCCGCTGGGCTTCCCCTATGAGTTCTTCTACGACGTGGAGCACGTGGAACGCCTCACCCAGCGCTACGACCTCTACTCCGCCGGCGAGCTGGTGCGGCTTGACCACTTCAACCAGGTGACCCCGGATGTTCCCCGCGGCCGCAAGTACCTGGAGGACCTCGGCTTTCGCGTCTCCGAGGACATCCAGGACTCCGACGGCGTCACGTACGCGGCCTGGATGCACCGCAAGCAGACGGTCCACGACACTGCCCTGACCGGCGGCAACGGCCCGCGCATGCACCACGTCGCCTTCGCCACCCACGAAAAGCACAACATCATCCAGATCTGCGACAAGATGGGCGCCCTGCGGATCAGCGACCGGATCGAACGCGGCCCCGGCCGGCACGGCGTGTCCAACGCCTTCTACCTCTACATCCTGGACCCGGACGGCCACCGCGTGGAGATCTACACCCAGGACTACTACACCGGCGACCCCGACAACCCCACCATCACCTGGGACGTCCACGACAACCAGCGCCGCGACTGGTGGGGCAACCCGGTGGTCCCGTCCTGGTACACCGAGGCCTCCCTGGTCCTGGACCTGGACGGCAACCCGCAGCCCGTCATCATCCGCGAGGAAAAGTCCGAGATGGCTGTGACGGTGGGCGCCGACGGCTTCTCCTACACCCGCAAGGACGGCTCTCCCGAGGGTGACCGGACCGGTTTCAAGCTCGGGGCGCAGCTCTAG